The Branchiostoma floridae strain S238N-H82 chromosome 7, Bfl_VNyyK, whole genome shotgun sequence region CTAGACAGACACTATGtatagtatttacaggttcattgtaccaggaaattcccctagctttTCTGTCATGTCTACCCGAGAAATTACGCGTTACCATTCGATAATTTCCAAATGTGCCAAAAGttaagaaaatttggtgtcatCAATTTGATCAATCAAAAATTATAACAGCAGcaattccaacgtccgaatccggtattcaaattttcaactgttacACCGGATCTCGAAGTGGGTTCCAATAATTTCATGGGTGTGATTAAACTGATAACAGACAAACCCCATGTGATAACCTAAGTTATTACCCAGTCCCAAGTCCGGAACACAAAAATCAAACGTCAGCGCATGTTATTAAAAGGTTTTTTTGTATACATTCTCCAAGTAAAAAAACAAGTCCACCCACCTTTAGTATTGCTAGTTCCCGCCAAACTGTCTATATCTTGGTGCGCCAGACTTCGACATAACTTCACACTGGAAGAGAAAGTGAAACACACATGTATTGATCAACTAACAATTTGAAACATCCTTGAAAACTTTGCTTGAAAACAAGCTCCAAAATAAGCTACGAAAACATACACTAAATCTTTAAGACTTTTGCCTCCATAAAACCTGTAAGTTGTGCTGTATGCACGATTTCCCTCGTTTAAAACGTCTTGTAAAattcattttctgttttgttacaatttttttgtggCGGGCTGAAAGGCAACATGGCCGACAGAGATGATCACAGTGATAGCGCCCAGCTATCTACCACTTTAACAAGCTTACAATTGGTCTAGTAAGCCAAATAAAACGTCAAAATATTTCTCTAGATATTAAACAGCACGTTATAACAATAATTGGGTGAAAATCCTACTTACAAGTCCGACTTTCCGCTCTTTTCCCAATTCTTTAGGTTCTCGGCAGTCAAACAGACGGCCGCCATCATGCATTCGTATGATAGGAAAGTGCCCGGATGTTACCTGCATCCGTGACCCCGTGACCTTTAACAGGTTTGAAAGATTTACGATAAAAAAGGTGAAATTGTTCACTAACGTCATGTTAGAACGAGACACATAATTTTCGTCATCAGAAATATATATTGAGTCATTTCCCTCCAATCTGAACAATACATGTAAGATTCGGATAAAAGAAAGGCCTGTCCAGTTAGTCATGATGCCACCTAGCGACTTTGATGAGAACTGCAGTTAGGAAAGTTGCGTGATCCATGTGTGATACATGTGTGTGCTCGTGAGGGACAAGGTAAATGGTTTTGTAAGTTTTATCGATCATTTAGAATTTCCCTTATCAGTCAGATTCATAGTGAAGGGGGTGATGATATTGTACACGCACGTTTTAAGTCATGATAATTTGTTGAAATGTCTTTTTGGAACtcaaacctttttttcaaatcgtcCTCCTcagtcgcccccctccccatatctATCTAACACTTACAAGGATCAGCACAATAACCAAGTCAGCACAGCGCTCAAGACTGCCTTGCATATTGGAAGTGAAAACTTGAAATAAAGAATTTTGGTTCCTTATATCACTTTTATGATTCGTATCAAATGACATTGGTATGCAGGTATCTTGAGCTCCAGACATGCCATAGTGAGCACTTCAAGCAGTTCAAAATACAGTGGAGATAGCAAAATTACAATACATACGAATACCGAGAAGTGATTGGTATTGATTTCTATTGTTATTGTCTTTTCTGTGACAGCCTTCGAGTCAGACTGGAGAACAAAACTAAGAGGTGTGCAGCTGCCTGGAGTACTGAGCAGAATCGTTGACATTGATCAAGGATGTTACATATGTCCGGCCTAACCAGAAGAGGCATAAAACAGTTACAATGGTCGGAGTCTCAGTTACGCTGCCTCTCCCATTGTTTCACAAACTACGAGGATGCTCCTACCACTGTGTTCATGGCACAGACAAACCTGATAACACCAAAGAAAGGACTGACCACACAACAACCACTACATAAAGGAAAATCACACTACTCAATACTGTGCAGAAAAAACTCAAGGACAGAATGCCACCCAAGGTTACACTTACGGAATTTTGAAACGTCTTCCAAGTTTTTTACTTGCTCAAGACTTTTCTCCAACACAGCAGCAGTATCGGCAAAACCCCCAACAATaaccaagaagaaaaaattctctCTAAACCCCATAGACGACCTCCAGCCCTTGGTTCAGGTCCCGCTCCTGCCACAGATAGAGCGAGTTGTGGACCCCACAGGGGAAGAAGTACAGAGAGCTGCTCAGTTGTTTAGACCAGCAGGGCAGAGACACAAGATTGAGTTTGTCCTGTCTGCTCCAAGCCCAGATCACGCACCAGAAAACAGCAGACCAGAGGTGAGGAAAAGTGTTGTTTgtatccaaaaataatttcatcaggttggtagcaCATTTATGACGCTGGATATTGGAGTTACCTGCTTACATTTTGAtacctatcagacatcttcctcagagcttctaactggagtgctGCTTCCCGCCACTATATGGAGTGAGACACAATCATGATAAGATTGACCAGTTGGGCAATCGTAGACAATTACGCTAGAGGAAGTGCCCCTTGACCGACATCTACCACATGGTTGACAGGACTCGCCATTTTGCCATTTCGCCAATCACGCAACCCTTTCGAGGGGATAAAACTAAGCCACGTTTTATATTATGTTCATCGGAGAAGTAtcactccagttagaagctctaagGAAGATTTCTGATAGGGCTAAGGCATTGAAATGTTATCAGATGAGAGACATTGACTgtggtaaaagaaaactccaacaTCCAGTTTTGGGGTTGGCTAACTACACAGTACAAATCATTAGCAGATATCAATTGGGGCAGACAAGAGTTTGTAGCCTTCATCTGTGGTGCAAGTGGTAAGGCAACCACACTGCATGGTCATCTGGATCAGATTCTATTGATACGTGGGCTCGAGTTCAATCCTAGGGTCTGCTCAGCTCGCACATGTTGTATTTACTTGTATTAGGAATTGTATTCATCACTTCAAATGTTAACCTATGCTGATGGTGCTGATACCATTTGGAAAGTGACAGATGGTCACAAAAActggaaataaaacaacagttgaaaacttgaatgtgtaaaaagagtctctttattcatcaaCTGGCCTGCTATTTTCCAGATTGCCATCATGGGTCGCAGTAACGTTGGAAAGTCCACCCTGTTGCAGTGTCTGTTCAGAGAGGTTCCTAACCTGGTAGTCAAGACATCCAAAACTCCGGTAGGATTCATCAGTAGTTTAAGCAAGTGATTAGTGTtatccctgtagctcaactgagAACCCATCACAGTTGAGCTCCAGGTTCCAAAAATTGGTAGCTGGGAGATcatgggaccgcgtagcacagtggtactgtcttcgcctcgtgaccgagaggttgcgggttcgaatccagctgctgtgttaccgatcttgtgcccttgggaaaggcactttacacggctttcctcactatactcaggtgaaaatgagtacctagcttcggttagggccgtccctcggataggacgttaaatggaggtcccgtgtatggggagagtcacaccccatgcacgttaaagaacccccacacgtgcgatggtgcagtgtgagatggagcaaacctttctgtctggagttggtgattcacttcaaatcacccggttggaggcctggcgaacctacataccgtatcagccagcgaaagggtatatcaccccgtaaggggcggtataaccccgccgcgtgtagacatgtgcgaacatgtgcacatgtgtgcatggcggctttgaaaaggtgtccttaacacctgtttcgccataccctccaaatggagaatccttataaataaataaataaataaataaatcatggTTCAAATCCATGGAAGGGCATGTCAGGAAGGGACATAACATGGGTGTCCTATGTTTGatgaggtgcctcaagcacatGAAAGGGGAACGGCTAGCAACAACTCCCTGCAAAAGATTCTGTAAATGCAGTTTCTGCATCACCCCTTCACACAGCACTACCTCTCAATGCGTATACacttcacatacacacaatgaaacaccaacacaagtgtTAAGATGGGCGCGCGTGCGTTGACTTATTGATTAGCCTTCACACTAGCATTATTATGCAAAACTCTAGAATGTGGTAAATGCATCAACGGTAATCTGTAACCATGTCTAATAGTGTCCAAAATAAACTCAGGTGCACCAGCATTCTCTCaaaattcaatgtttcttttcagtCTCCCTCTGACGCTGATATCTGGATCTCCTTCTTGGAACTCAAAATCTTTTAAGTTCATAAATTCCCTCAAAGAAGAAATTCACGGCATGTCTCCGACGAAGTCTCTCTGTCCCTGACAACTCAGTCACTCTGCATGCGAGAagtctgaaattgaaatttacGAAAACAAAATTCAATTAAACTTTCTTGCTGGCCATGGTCTCGAACTGCTGCCCCTTCTACCTGAAGGCGCACAACTTGGAGCACGTACCCCTCCAGTGCCCCTCCTCCCCACAGGCAATGCAAATGCCCGGCTTCTTAATGCTTGGGACAGAAGATGCAGCGTTACCCTAAAACCTAAATGGTGGTTGAAAATTCTTGTCCACTTTTCCTCGTACTCCTTCGTGGCCTTCTTCGCCCTCATCTCTGCCTTAAAAATACATTTCTCATCATCTGAGTTGTCTGCCAATTCATTCTTTTTGTATTCTTGCACAGTAAGCCAGCCGGCTTCGGAGTTGTCTGCCATAAGAATGCATTTTTGACAGAAGGAAATCAACTTCTCACCTTCAGTAAGTGAATGGAGAGCTCTCTCCGTCTTCCCTCCTTGCACCTCCGTCTTTGCTTCCTCCAGCTtctccttcagctgttgtgtgaAGTCGTACTGTTCTTGGAAGGCCTTCCTCTTTATCTTGGGCGCCTCGtctgtcttcattttcttcaagttcaactgcTGTACTTGCTTCTCAGCCAGTACCTTCTTCAGCTCACCTTCTTCAGCTCACCCAACTTTTGATCCATCATGACGGAAACAGCATTCAGAATCGCTAGCTTGTTGAGTTCAATAGCCTCTGTAACTGCTTCCGCCTCCATGATGAAAAAGAACCGTAGAAAGACAAACTTGTTGTTTCCTGTGGGTCGTGCCAAGCGTCGAATGAACAGACTACTCCTGTAGCAGTATAAGTCCTTACCATACACCTGTGAATCACGCCCTGTGTGCGTGATCCCTCACCTGCGTTACACCTGCCTTAGTGCAGAAACTCAATTATTTGTTTTGCTAATTTGTCACGGTGACAAAGTTAGTTCCTCAAATGCAAATAATTATCATAaactttcgctgtggttttatgtcacattttgccacttcaccgcaaactaaaaaccaccgcaaacattttcctgCTGTCTTCTGCTCACCTCGCGTACAGCACCCCTTCTTGCTACATGCATGTACTATATATACATTGTCACAGTATAACAAAATGTTTGGGGTACTTACAAAGTTACAACAGTgaagatatacacaaatactTTCaagacatatttttttttattttgcattccTTAATTTCTCAATACAACCTAACGTATACTGTAGTGTATAAAAGCATGCTAGAGAAGTAGTACTGTACTAGAGTGCATATTCCCTGAGGTtacagttgatcacgccagcactgtcaaagtaaAATGTGGACTGTTCTGTTCGTTTGTAGAACCCTTCCTTGTCTTTAAGTAACCAGTTTCGTAGAGgatgtatccagttgcttgatcaATTTTGCCTCAGATAAAACCCAGCCTTGTCAAATCAAGCCGGCAGCCGGCTATTTTCCCCGCCTACTTTACATTTTTCAGCCGCctacttttgttacaaaatcccccagcaatttgtcTTGATACAgctctggcagttttctgatagcttACTGGGTCTTCAGGGATCtgaaaactgtcattttgaCGAATGTCCCACACGTGTATTAGGTTTtctctgttgtttacattatctGAGCTTGCAGCAGACACTGCCACCACACCTCCAAGGAGGCGGAGTTCTAATATCTGGACCTTTGAGTGCACACATCTAGCTCTGTGTGCCTGTGACTATTTTTTGGACTATAACTAGAAACACAACATGCCTGATTGTGGATGGATTCTTTCACAAAATGGTAGAGGTTAATTCCAAGATATAAGCTGACAAGAAAAGTTGCCCAgaatacaccaaaaacaatgtttaggagtctaaatttacaaatttttcaCTTCGTGCCTCGCTGCAAGCTCAGCAGCCTGCTACTTTCAGATATTAGCCTACTACTTTAAAAGTTTCTGACAAGGCTGAAAACCCAAGGTAATTTTCTGTCCTGTTTCCAGGGCCACACCAAGATGGCTAACTTCTTCAGGGTGGGCAGTGCCATGACGTTGGTAGACATGCCTGGATACGGGTACAGGCAGCCAGCAGACTTTGTACACATCGTGGAGGACTATCTGCTACAGAGGAAGAAGTAAGTCACAACTACTAGTAATATAATGTGTTTTTTGTACACCAGGTCTTTACATATTTAGATATTTCAGTAGTACTAAGGGTAAGAACCATTACAAAACCacccgtaaatagtttcatcaggttggtagatcaatcgaacaaagtcttcttcgtttcacaaccttcttttaattcttccgtagacATTTCGGCGACTATCTGTTGTCTTCATCAGTACAGAATGAAACCAATAATATAGGTGCCATATGAACTAGACAGAGTCAGTGCAATCCAAACTTAACCTAttgtattgtgacgtaattacttgacatggaatgttctcgaacgtgatacgttaatcatcctttgtgacgtagtggcaaggatgcggtcccaaacatggctaagtttaGATTGCACTGACTCTGTCTAGTTCATATGGCACCGATAATATTTGTTTCATTCTGTACCAGGggtttagccagcgtccgtttttccgtcaattgacggaaatttgctgcgtctgacggaaaaattttaaaaccaatccgtcaaccttgacgacaaaaatccttggtggaagctacaggcggcttggggacgccgtccacggccgtaaaagccacacactgtttgttttgctattgttatgattgttgacaatgtgtgtcggcgccctttcgcatacgataatctcattaaaacccgtttttcaaggtctcagttcagtccttgtaattaattttcgcggttttcgcgacgattgtaattggttgacggaaaaaaaattcgagctggctaaagccctgttcTGTACTGATGAAGACGAAAGACAGTCGCCGAAACgtctacggaagaattaaaagaatgttgtgaaacgaagaagactttgttccattacaaaaccaatttttcttcttgttcctgtACGAAAAAAACGACCTAACAAAATCCAGTGGACGGAATTTTGGACcgaaaagaaaatgaacacattatatcagcaTACACATGCTCAATTGCATTTTTTCTGGCCCACATTCCATGTCGTTAGCCCTTACTTAGGTTATTTGATGGCAAAAATCTTGTATGAATTTTTACTTCGAATCTTTAACCATAGGATTAACGTTAGggtacctttatccgtggggtaacctatatccgttgtatttgaaaGAAATGTGTATAGAGGGATTTCAGGTTAAAGTACATGGGTTTCAATCTATTTATAATATTTTCAATCTTTCGATTTGACGATCccaaaataccctattttttaaTACAACGAATATACGTTACCCCagggataaaggtgacctaacgTTATCGTTTATCCCTGCCAGCCTGTTGTTAACAGTGCTGCTCATAGATGGCAAGTTAGGCATCATGCGTCAGGACTGGCCATCTTGTCTGACCTGTTACCTTTTCTCCCTACCAGCCTGTTGTTAACAGTGCTGCTCATAGATGGCACTTAGTTAGGCATCATGCGTCAGGACTGGCCATCTTGTCTGACCTGTTACCTTTTCTCCCTACCAGCCTGGTATTAACAGTGCTGCTCATAGATGGCACTTAGTTAGGCATCATGCGTCAGGACTGGCCATCTTGTCTGACCTGTTACCTTTTCTCCCTACCAGCCTGGTATTAACAGTGCTGCTCATAGATGGCACTTAGTTAGGCATCATGCGTCAGGACTGGCCATCTTGTCTGACCTGTTACCTTTTCTCCCTACCAGCCTGGTATTAACAGTGCTGCTCATAGAGTTAGGCATCATGCGTCAGGACTGGCCATCTTGTC contains the following coding sequences:
- the LOC118419524 gene encoding GTP-binding protein 8-like isoform X3 produces the protein MLHMSGLTRRGIKQLQWSESQLRCLSHCFTNYEDAPTTVFMAQTNLITPKKGLTTQQPLHKGKSHYSILCRKNSRTECHPRLHLRNFETSSKFFTCSRLFSNTAAVSAKPPTITKKKKFSLNPIDDLQPLVQVPLLPQIERVVDPTGEEVQRAAQLFRPAGQRHKIEFVLSAPSPDHAPENSRPEIAIMGRSNVGKSTLLQCLFREVPNLVVKTSKTPGHTKMANFFRVGSAMTLVDMPGYGYRQPADFVHIVEDYLLQRKNLLLTVLLIDGKLGIMRQDWPSCLTCYLFSLPACC
- the LOC118419524 gene encoding GTP-binding protein 8-like isoform X1, which gives rise to MLHMSGLTRRGIKQLQWSESQLRCLSHCFTNYEDAPTTVFMAQTNLITPKKGLTTQQPLHKGKSHYSILCRKNSRTECHPRLHLRNFETSSKFFTCSRLFSNTAAVSAKPPTITKKKKFSLNPIDDLQPLVQVPLLPQIERVVDPTGEEVQRAAQLFRPAGQRHKIEFVLSAPSPDHAPENSRPEIAIMGRSNVGKSTLLQCLFREVPNLVVKTSKTPGHTKMANFFRVGSAMTLVDMPGYGYRQPADFVHIVEDYLLQRKNLRMAVFMVDGAAGIASWDTVAIEMIEEFKRPYVLVMTKIDKVSQHVLLKNVLAVRQVIKERTKACLPQVFLVSGMTGDGVPLLQYFFAQVTDSLK
- the LOC118419524 gene encoding GTP-binding protein 8-like isoform X2, which produces MLHMSGLTRRGIKQLQWSESQLRCLSHCFTNYEDAPTTVFMAQTNLITPKKGLTTQQPLHKGKSHYSILCRKNSRTECHPRLHLRNFETSSKFFTCSRLFSNTAAVSAKPPTITKKKKFSLNPIDDLQPLVQVPLLPQIERVVDPTGEEVQRAAQLFRPAGQRHKIEFVLSAPSPDHAPENSRPEIAIMGRSNVGKSTLLQCLFREVPNLVVKTSKTPGHTKMANFFRVGSAMTLVDMPGYGYRQPADFVHIVEDYLLQRKNLVLTVVLVDGKLGIVRQDWHRIEMLEHARLRYVLVMTKIDKVSQHVLLKNVLAVRQVIKERTKACLPQVFLVSGMTGDGVPLLQYFFAQVTDSLK